GAGAGATTAGGGCAATATTTGGATTAAAACTTAAAAAACCTACAACGAAGATTAAGGAAGAACTCAGAGATGATAGATTTGCTATTTCCATTGCAAATCCTGAATTATGTTTTAGATATGCAGGAAGAATTATAAGAGATTTAAAAGTAGCTCCTTCGCCAAAATGGCTTAAGAGCAGACTTGAAAAAGCTGGTATTCGTTCAATAAACAATGTAGTTGATGTTACCAACTATGTGCTTCTTGAATACGGTCATCCACTGCATGCCTTTGACCTTGATTTTATTGAAGGACAGCGTATTAGAGTGGGCACTCCAGAAACTATTTCAGGGAAAAACAAAGAGGAAATTGTCACTCTTGATGGTATTAAAAGAACAGTAACCACTGATGATTTACTCATATGGGATGCAGTGAAGCCTATTGCAATTGCAGGTGTTATGGGAGGTGCAAATACTGAAGTAACTGAGAAAACAGTTAATATAATTATTGAAAGTGCTTACTTTAAACCAGAGTCCGTAAGAAAGACTTCAAAGAGGCTTGGTCTTAAAACGGAAGCTTCCTATAGATTTGAGAGAGGAACGGACATAGAAGCCCTCAAAGAAGCTCTTGATCGAGCTGCCTGTCTTATTCAGGAAATCGCTGGTGGCAGGATTTATGAAGCTATTGATGTTTATCCAACAAAAATTCCTAAAATAGAAATCCCATTCAACACTGAAAAAATCTGTAGATTTGTCGGAATCAATCTGAAAGATGAAGAAATTTTAAGAATACTTGAACTTCTTGAAATAGATGTTGAAAAAAAGGATAATTTTTATATTGCAAAAGCACCAACACATAGACAGGACATTTCAATTGAAGAGGATATAGCTGAAGAAGTCACAAGAATATATGGATATGATAAAGTCCCTTCTCAGTTACCCTCATTGTTTAAGTTCGTTACAGAAAATCATGAACTGGCAAAGAAGAGACAATTTTTTTCTAAATTTAGAGATTACATGATCGGGCTTGGTTACAGTGAGGCTGTTAACTTTAGCTTCATGTCTCCAGATGATCTTGATTTATTTGAACTTCCTGAAGAGGATATGAGAAGGCACTATATTTCGCTTATGAATCCCTTAAAACAGGAAGAATCAATAATGAGAACAATGCTTCTTTCAAATCTCTTAAGAAATACTGAAAGAAACACCGCTCGTGGTATAGAAACTCTGAAACTTTTTGAGATAGGAAAGATATTTATAGCTGATGAAAAAACACCTCTTCCTCAAGAGCCTGTTCATCTTGGGATAATTACCAAAAAGGAAGAAGTTAAATCTGTTTTTAAAGATGACCCATATGATTTTTATGCATTAAAAGGTTTAATTGATGGAGTTGTGAGACATTTAAAACTACGTAATGTCAGATATGTAAGATCATCTGAATCATTTTTACATCCTGGCCAGTCAGCAGATATAGTAATACAAGACGAAAAAATTGGCTTTATTGGTGTTATATCACCAAAAATTCTTTCAAAATTTGATTTCAAAACAAAGCCATTTATATGCATGGCAGAACTTGATCTTGATAACTTATTCAGACTGGCTAAACAGGAAGTAACGTATG
This sequence is a window from Thermodesulfovibrio thiophilus DSM 17215. Protein-coding genes within it:
- the pheT gene encoding phenylalanine--tRNA ligase subunit beta, which produces MKVPFNWLKEYIEGSITLNEVASSLTMSGLEVSAIEEYNDDKVLDIEVTPNRSDCLSIIGIAREIRAIFGLKLKKPTTKIKEELRDDRFAISIANPELCFRYAGRIIRDLKVAPSPKWLKSRLEKAGIRSINNVVDVTNYVLLEYGHPLHAFDLDFIEGQRIRVGTPETISGKNKEEIVTLDGIKRTVTTDDLLIWDAVKPIAIAGVMGGANTEVTEKTVNIIIESAYFKPESVRKTSKRLGLKTEASYRFERGTDIEALKEALDRAACLIQEIAGGRIYEAIDVYPTKIPKIEIPFNTEKICRFVGINLKDEEILRILELLEIDVEKKDNFYIAKAPTHRQDISIEEDIAEEVTRIYGYDKVPSQLPSLFKFVTENHELAKKRQFFSKFRDYMIGLGYSEAVNFSFMSPDDLDLFELPEEDMRRHYISLMNPLKQEESIMRTMLLSNLLRNTERNTARGIETLKLFEIGKIFIADEKTPLPQEPVHLGIITKKEEVKSVFKDDPYDFYALKGLIDGVVRHLKLRNVRYVRSSESFLHPGQSADIVIQDEKIGFIGVISPKILSKFDFKTKPFICMAELDLDNLFRLAKQEVTYAPFSNYPPIKRDTAIIVSADFDSQIIFDIINSYGSELIEDVFLFDVYQGKGIPEGSKSIAFRVIYRAFDRTLTAEEVETIHSQLINMLINKTGAVLRA